The Flavobacterium galactosidilyticum nucleotide sequence ACAGACGAAAACTTTATAGCATGTGCTGCTAATAAAATTAAAGTGAGTACTGATGGTGGTGCCACGTGGGCATTTGATCTTTCAGGTAAAATTATTACAGGAAGACAATATGATCAATATCAATCAAACAATGCACATACAGGAGTTCATGGTGATCATCATGCACTTTCGATTATTGGGAAGGATATATGGAATGCTAATGATGGTGGAGCTTATCATTCCAATGATGGTGGTTTTACTGTTGCAAAAGATAAAACCGATGGTTTAGGAATCATGGAACTTTGGGGATTCAGCCAATCTTTTAAAAATGATATTATGGCTGTAGGACTGAATCATAACCAAATTTGTTTTAGAGATGATGCTGTTTACGGAGGTTGGATAGGCGTTAATGGTGCTGATGCCATGGCGACCAATATTAATCCTATTGATGATCAATACATGTACAATCACCCATGGGGACACGAGCGAGTAAAACGTTCTTTGACTGGTAAAAAAGGACATACTTTTCAGGAACTAGGAATCCAGTTAGGTTATATCACTTTAGATAATTTAGAATATCATCCTAACCAATTTTATACTATTTACGGTAGTGATTATGGTGACAGAAATAAAACATACCAGTTGTCTAAAACTACTAACAATGCCTCTTCTTGGGAAGTAATGAAGGAGTTTAGCGCTGACAAATCTAACGCTGTTGCAGTAAAAGTAAGTTTTGCTAATCCTAATTATATTTATGCAGTAGTAGAACCAAATCGTGTTATTAAATCTGTAGACGAAGGGAAGACCTGGATTGATGTGAATCCGCCCGCGTCGCTTGTAAAAGGTTTTGCCTTATGGCGATTAGCAGTAAGTGATAAAAACCCCAATCATTTATGGGTTACTGTTAAAGCGAATCAAGATGTTGTGAAAGTAATTCATTCAAAAGATGGTGGATTAACTTGGAGTGATTATTCAGATGGCCTTCCACAATATGCTATTTATTCTATGATATATCAGAGAGGTAGTAATGATATATTGTATCTAGGAACTAGAAGCGGAGTTTATTACAGAAATGCAAACATGTCAAAATGGGAGCTTTTTGGTTCAGGAATGCCAGTTGCCAACACTAGTTTTATGTTTATTAATTATGCAACAGGAAAACTTAGAGTAGGAACCTCACGCGGGTTGTGGGAAAATGATTTGGTTGAACGCACAGCGCCAAAAGCTAATAGTACTGCAAGTAAAAAAATAGTTTCTAGCGATGATCCAATGGTTCAATTTGCAGATTATTCAGTAGCTGATAAAGACGCAACGTATTCATGGAAATTTCCAGGAGCAACTCCGTCATCATCAACAGAAGAAAGACCGCTTGTATCTTATAAAAATGCCAAAAAAGGAAGCTATAATGTTACACTAACTGTGACAGACTCGAGAGGTAAAAGTACACAGACATTGAAAAATTTTATAACAAGGAATAAATAATTAAGTTTTTTATAGAGGCAATTTAATGTCAACTTTTTTTAACTACTGTTTAACTGAAATAAGTTTAACTGAGACAATTAATTGTTTAATTTTATAAAAAATTAAAATATGAAAAATTTAGTATTAATAGCCACTTGTGCTTTGTTCTTATTTAGTTGTCAAAATCAGGCACAATCAAAAAAATCAAAAACGAAGATGAATACAACAGAAGCAGTTGCCAAAGAAAATATTTATCAGTTTAAGGTGCAAGATTTATCAGGAGATACTTTTGATTTTGCATCCTTAAAAGGTAAAAAAATTATGATTGTAAATACTGCTTCAAAATGTGGATTAACGCCACAGTATAAAGATTTAGAAGCAACTTATAAAGAATATAAAGACAAAGGATTTGTGATTGTAGGTTTTCCAGCAAACAATTTTGCTTCACAAGAACCAGGAACTAATGCTGAAATTGCTGCTTTTTGCCAGCAAAACTATGGTGTATCTTTCCCTATGATGGATAAAATTTCTGTAAAAGGAGATGATATGGCAGCCATTTATCAGTTTCTGACTCAAAAATCGAAAAACGGATTGCAAGATTCAACTGTGGAATGGAATTTTCAAAAATACTTGATTAATGAAAAAGGGGAGTTAGAGAAAGTAATTGCACCAAGAACCTTAGTTACTTCACCAGAAGTTATGGATTGGATTAAAGCATAAGTTTAAAAATATTAAAATAGTAAAGCGATTTTCATTTCTGAAAATCGCTTTTTTTATAGAAGTAAAACTGCTCGCTTAGAATTTTTCGTTTCTGAAAATTTCTGCTACTGCAGCTTCATAATTTCGAATACTTTGTGCCTTCTTGATTTTTTTCAAAACCTTGTGGGGATTCGAAAAAGTAGCTGAAAAATATTCCCATAAATGATACATTTTTAATAAAATATGAGTGGAACCTGAAAGGGATTCACTATAAATAGCATATAAAGTATCATGAAAGGCATTGAATAATTCAATTTTGTTTTCTGGATATTCTACGGTGTTATTTTTTATCATACTTGGCAAAAAAGGATCAGAAATTAATCCTCGTCCTATCATCCAATGGTCGATAGTAGGAAACCTTTGCTGCATTTCCTGGAATTTAGCTACTGAAGTAATATCGCCATTATAATATAACTTGTGTTTTGTGTTATCGATGCATTGCTGAAAAGCATCCAAATGTACGCCGCCTTTATAAAGTTGTTTTCCAATGCGAGCATGGATAGCAATATTTTTGATAGGGTAGGTGTCTAAAATAGGTAGAACATCAAGAATTTCTTCACTATTTTCATAGCCTAGACGCATTTTCATCGATACAATTATGTCTGATTCTGCGTGCGCTCTCTCTAAAACGTGATTTATTTTTTCAGGCTTACTGATTAAACCAGAACCCATTCCAGACTTAGTAACCATAGGATAAGGGCAACCTAAATTCCAATTTAATTCTTTATAGCCTAATTCTCTAACATATTTAGCAACGAATAAAAATTCATCAGCATCATTTGTTATGACTTGCGGAATTACTTCTAAATCAAGATTATTCTCCGGAAGTAAGTCTCTTTCGTAAGAGGGTTTGATAACCATTTTACCATTCAACCTTATGTAAGGTGAGTAAAAAGTATCAATTCCACCAAAAAGTTTGTTTTGAGCATTTCTAAAACGGAAGTCGGTAAATCCTTGTAAAGGAGATGAAAGTAAGGTGTAGTCCATGAAAAATTTAATTGTGCAAATATACTATTCTTTCTACACTTATGTTTTTTGTGTGACCAATAACTTTTTATTCTAAAATTAACTGCATAAATACCGAATGTAACCAGCGATCAAATTTATATCCTGACTCCTTAATTACTCCAACTACTTTAAATCCAAATTTCTCATGGAATTCTATACTACTTTGATTTTCTTCGTCAATAACGGCAACCATAGTGTGTAATTTTTGCTCTTTAGCAATACGAATTAATTCTTGAAGTAGTATTTTTCCAATTCCTTTTCCATGAAAATGCTGATTTACATAAACCGAATGTTCCACCGTAAATTTGTACGCTTCCCGAAATCGAAACTCGCTGTACATTCCAAAACCAATTACCTCCTCATCAATTTCTGCAATAATAACTGGAAACCCCTTTGATAATTTATCGTCTAAAATTGATTTTTGTTGCTCAAAAGTTCTAATGTTATAATCATATAGCGCAGTAGAATTTATAATATTGTAGTTGATAATATCCAAAATAGCTTGGGTATCATTCACTTCGTATGGTCTAATAATTACAGACATAAATTTTTATTTTGTGTTTAACTCTTTTAATATTGCGTCGGTGTCGGTAGTATCCCAACCCATTTCTTTTGTAATTGCATTCGCATTTTTAGCGTATAGTAGTGCTGTTTTTTTATCTTTAATTTTAGCATAGAGGCGAGCTAGTAGTAAATTGCCTTCTGCGGAATTATTTAATTCAAGGGCTCTTTTTCCCCATTCAATTGCTTTTTTTAGGGCAGTTACATCTGCTATTTCTTTCCAATACACCTGCCCAATTTCTTTGAGTTTGCTGTCAGTATGCCAAAAGTATTTCTCCGTATTTTCAAGTGTCGTTTTTTTATAAAACCCCCAATTTTTGGTTCGTTCTGCTAACAACAAATCGTATGAAAAAATAAGTGAGTCTGTTTTTTGCAATTGGATTGTTTTTGCAATTTCTTTTTTTTGAAAGTAAGCAACATTATCTAAGTTAATTGTATAAGGTTCTAATAATTCCGAAACAATATTAGTGATTTTTGCATCTACTCGTTTTGGCGATGTTATTTTTTCGAAAGCTTCTTTATTTTTTAAAACATATTGAAATTCTCTTGATTCAATATCAGTAACACCGTTGGAGATAACACGCCAATTGATTTCGGATAGTAATTGTTGGTCGGTTTGAGTTTTTAAATAAAGATGCGTAGGTACTGATAAAGCGGTGCGATCAGCTCCTTTTCTAAGTGTTTGAATATAGGCCAAACAAGCGTTAACATTCGAAGGATTATTCAAAAATTGTTGCTCTAAATAGGGTAATTGCAATTTAGGATTTAAGGCATTTGTTGCTTCATTTATAAAAGCCTCCGTTTTCATTTCCCCTTTTATACTGTACAAAAGTGTCTCATCAGCCTCTATAAATAAAAAAGTTGGTAAACCGTTGGTTTTATAGTGCTCTTTTATTTCTTTTCCATCTTCTTTTTCAATGTCTTTCCAAACCGAAATGTAATTTGCATTCATAAAATCTTT carries:
- a CDS encoding GNAT family N-acetyltransferase, with translation MSVIIRPYEVNDTQAILDIINYNIINSTALYDYNIRTFEQQKSILDDKLSKGFPVIIAEIDEEVIGFGMYSEFRFREAYKFTVEHSVYVNQHFHGKGIGKILLQELIRIAKEQKLHTMVAVIDEENQSSIEFHEKFGFKVVGVIKESGYKFDRWLHSVFMQLILE
- a CDS encoding thioredoxin family protein, producing the protein MSVDPNKISYKEALVQSKKEKKPIFIMLYANWCPHCNTMKSTVFSDQKVKDFMNANYISVWKDIEKEDGKEIKEHYKTNGLPTFLFIEADETLLYSIKGEMKTEAFINEATNALNPKLQLPYLEQQFLNNPSNVNACLAYIQTLRKGADRTALSVPTHLYLKTQTDQQLLSEINWRVISNGVTDIESREFQYVLKNKEAFEKITSPKRVDAKITNIVSELLEPYTINLDNVAYFQKKEIAKTIQLQKTDSLIFSYDLLLAERTKNWGFYKKTTLENTEKYFWHTDSKLKEIGQVYWKEIADVTALKKAIEWGKRALELNNSAEGNLLLARLYAKIKDKKTALLYAKNANAITKEMGWDTTDTDAILKELNTK
- a CDS encoding PKD domain-containing protein, which codes for MRMNKVSKNGLAFLILIFSGFLFSFINFNSPSIDDASKEKELKEYWSNKYKASSWYLDMKSAAPNFYEIRDEFNEYFKHNTFIVTQEVKQYKRFAHEYFPNIDADGNYIDPSLSAVKAINSAKKSVAGNPWKQIFLKWNTTQDNGGTGVLRSIRIDPSNSNAILAGAATAGIWQTMDSGKNWAFVSGGVPEVEWVNEIIYSKKDHKIVYANTNMGVVKSTDGGKSWSYTALKKTFPDTFGSLMWLDLTSTSNDIVYATTEEKGKYKILKSVDGGKSWIEKYQTNKRIWDMRVKLDDANVVYILEESSKTDWINFKKSTDSGVSFTSVNNGYPADHTTKSHRGRIGTTPANNNVVYVVIGYNGGDANDKISFFKSSDAGRSFIKKNNLDIKEPLVNAMGPKDFLSGTCHLAQLTWNLAFTVSETDENFIACAANKIKVSTDGGATWAFDLSGKIITGRQYDQYQSNNAHTGVHGDHHALSIIGKDIWNANDGGAYHSNDGGFTVAKDKTDGLGIMELWGFSQSFKNDIMAVGLNHNQICFRDDAVYGGWIGVNGADAMATNINPIDDQYMYNHPWGHERVKRSLTGKKGHTFQELGIQLGYITLDNLEYHPNQFYTIYGSDYGDRNKTYQLSKTTNNASSWEVMKEFSADKSNAVAVKVSFANPNYIYAVVEPNRVIKSVDEGKTWIDVNPPASLVKGFALWRLAVSDKNPNHLWVTVKANQDVVKVIHSKDGGLTWSDYSDGLPQYAIYSMIYQRGSNDILYLGTRSGVYYRNANMSKWELFGSGMPVANTSFMFINYATGKLRVGTSRGLWENDLVERTAPKANSTASKKIVSSDDPMVQFADYSVADKDATYSWKFPGATPSSSTEERPLVSYKNAKKGSYNVTLTVTDSRGKSTQTLKNFITRNK
- a CDS encoding glutathione peroxidase yields the protein MKNLVLIATCALFLFSCQNQAQSKKSKTKMNTTEAVAKENIYQFKVQDLSGDTFDFASLKGKKIMIVNTASKCGLTPQYKDLEATYKEYKDKGFVIVGFPANNFASQEPGTNAEIAAFCQQNYGVSFPMMDKISVKGDDMAAIYQFLTQKSKNGLQDSTVEWNFQKYLINEKGELEKVIAPRTLVTSPEVMDWIKA
- a CDS encoding tRNA dihydrouridine synthase, producing MDYTLLSSPLQGFTDFRFRNAQNKLFGGIDTFYSPYIRLNGKMVIKPSYERDLLPENNLDLEVIPQVITNDADEFLFVAKYVRELGYKELNWNLGCPYPMVTKSGMGSGLISKPEKINHVLERAHAESDIIVSMKMRLGYENSEEILDVLPILDTYPIKNIAIHARIGKQLYKGGVHLDAFQQCIDNTKHKLYYNGDITSVAKFQEMQQRFPTIDHWMIGRGLISDPFLPSMIKNNTVEYPENKIELFNAFHDTLYAIYSESLSGSTHILLKMYHLWEYFSATFSNPHKVLKKIKKAQSIRNYEAAVAEIFRNEKF